Sequence from the Nocardia brasiliensis genome:
GCGTGAGCACGCCACCCTGCCCGAGCAGATCCTGCCGATCGAGTCCGAGGCCGCCGAGGCCGCCGACCTGACCGGTACCGCTGCCTTCGACGCCACCGGTGACCGGTCGGCGATGCCGTCCTGGGACGAACTGGTCCGCGAGCACGCCGACCGCGTGTACCGCCTGGCTTACCGTCTCTCCGGCGACGCGCAGGACGCCGAGGATCTCACCCAGGAAACATTCATCCGGGTATTCCGTTCGCTGTCCAATTACCAGCCGGGCACGTTCGAGGGCTGGCTGCATCGCATCACCACGAACCTGTTCCTGGACATGGTCCGCAGGCGCAATCGCATCCGGATGGAAGCGCTGCCCGAGGATTACGATCGGG
This genomic interval carries:
- the sigE gene encoding RNA polymerase sigma factor SigE, yielding MVDAAREHATLPEQILPIESEAAEAADLTGTAAFDATGDRSAMPSWDELVREHADRVYRLAYRLSGDAQDAEDLTQETFIRVFRSLSNYQPGTFEGWLHRITTNLFLDMVRRRNRIRMEALPEDYDRVPSEGPDPEQAYHDARLDPDLQSALDSLAPEFRAAVVLCDIEGLSYEEIGATLGVKLGTVRSRIHRGRQALRDHLAHNGSEQRLAAEANIG